In the Populus trichocarpa isolate Nisqually-1 chromosome 1, P.trichocarpa_v4.1, whole genome shotgun sequence genome, ttttgcttagaaaaatatcaaaataatatttttgttttatttaaaaaaaatttatttttaacattaacatattaaaacgatttaaaaatataaaaaaataattaaaaatcaaaaatttaaaaaacacgattATAAACTGCAGTATTAATGAGTTACTTCATCCATTATATTAAGTTTAAAAACTCGAATTAATTTCTCCATGTGAAGAACACTGTTGAGCACTGACACATGATACCCTTGTTTCTTCATTTTAGTGGTCAGCCAGATCTAAggctaataaaataaatatacaaagaaAGTGGATAGAATCATAACTGAGGACAGAAGTTGAtaaatttaacctttttttaccCTTCATTTAGCTGCAGAACGGGCCTGAAGGTGACCTTCAAAGGAGTGCCTTTTTGACTGCATCTGCTCCATTTACCTCCTCCTTGGACTCCATGATCTGTGCTAATTGACTAAAGTGGCCTTTACTAGATTGATTTCTTCTCTATATTAGAAGCAACTTAATATTATTCCGGCGTgatactgtttttttaaaaaaattatttttttactttaaattattattattttatatttttaaatcattttaaaaatataaacactgCACAATCCAAGATTTTTTTGTAGATAAATTATTGAAAGTTTGCTTGCGATGGGGGGAATTAGCTACAGAGATTTTCATCATTGCAGTACTTTTAATTCTTTGACAAGCAACTTTTGAATCAAATAATTAGAGTACCAACCACCAAGATTATGAGGCATGTATGGGATTTGCTAATTAGGTTTTATCAAAGTATCAATTCTACTTGGACCAATGTACACATTTTACGGTGCTATTAAGTAGGCCATAGATTTTATGATCattcttattttgaaaaattaattgccTCATGAACccaatctttctttttattaacatggtaTCTGGGTCAGTTTACacatatctcgactaattttaaaattaataaccatataaactTTCAGTATTCATCAACAATATTGTGAAATGAAATCCATTATATACCGATATTTGTTCCATTTATTGGTttcataattaagaaaaaaagtcaacaatATTGTGGAATCCTAGTACTACACACAACATCACATAAATCCAGGACACCATGcgtaaaagagaaataaatcgAGCTATTAATATATAGATAGAATCCTCATATGGGATCCACTAGggttcatttttcttatttctttacgACTTGTTGAGCATGGTTTCATGGTATATAAGAAgattttcttgcttatgcttgtAAGTTAAATGTAGAGTATTAGAAGACACGAAACTTAAAGAGTACGTGTAAAAACTTTGGTTGTAATACTAAGTACCTATCGTGATTATTCCTTCCCTTGCGTGATGGAAGAAAATAAGGGTAGATTTCAAaatttcacttctttttttctttctcccgAGGACTTTAAGAATATCATTTAACTATATAAGTAGCCTCAATTTAAacccaaataaatatttatgtcaATCTTATCTCTTTAAGTTTCATGAATTCCCAATTAAGTTTTTTCATCTGTATTTGGTCATGAATTTCATCTGAATTTAATTTACTCTTTTTATAGGAAATAACGTCTTTTATGTTGAGAAATTGTCCATCCACAAGCCCAATTGAGTGTTTGGGGATaagagaaaatttattaaaaggaaaaattgatACTAGTCCAATATTTAAAGAGCATTTTTTGAAGTTAAGAGGATCTATATgaagaaattgattttgaattgattaataatgtaatttaattacaCCTCTACTTATGAACAAGACGTTGCTCTCACAATTATGGAAGATATTCTTAGGTGCATAACTTAAGGAGGTCTTGGTCCTTACAAGACAATCCAATAAAAACATCAAGCAAGGCATCAAATGACACTTCCAAAAACTATCAACAGCAGACCCAACAACATCTATAATTAAGGCTCATTACTTGATAAattacaaaacatttaaaagaTCCTAATCAAACGCATTTTGGTCCCAGCCACCAACAACCATGGCCAATTCAGTAACTCCGCCTCTCTAACCCTCCCTTTTTTAAAACAGTTCTTCAACTTTCCAGCCCAAAAACCACCCCTtaaaccctctctctctctctctctgctcttTACTCTCTAGACAAACATCCATGGCCATCTTTAACACCAGGACCAGAATAGTCTTTTTCTGCACACTAAGCTTGCTCGTCCTTTTCTCTCCACGgctctctttctcctcttcaATCCATGACCTTCTTATCTCAAAGGGGTTACCAGCTGGTCTCCTCCCCAAAGAAGTCAAGTCCTACACCCTGTCTGAAGATGGCTACTTAGAGGTGTTCCTTGATGGTCCATGCTTGACCAAGTATGAGAATAGGGTCTTCTTTGAAAGCGTAGTGAGGGCTAATCTCACTTATCGTAGTCTCTCAGGGGTTGTCGGTTTGTCTCAAGAAGAACTCTTTCTTTGGCTACCAGTTAAAGATATCATAGTTGATGATCCAGGATCAGGACTTATTTTGTTTGACATTGGGGTTGCTCATAAGCAACTTTCTTTATCACTCTTTGAAGATCCACCAAATTGTAAGCCTCAAGGTATATCACAtttctttaatctttattttctttttatttcttccccATCATGTGTTGAtccttattaattaattgatttcatcaagaatatacatatataatctAATTGTTCTTGGTATATATTAATTAGTGAATAGCCAGCCTTGATTCCTCTTCTCCTGTTTCATGGCGGCACATAGTTTGTAAGTTACGAAATGGCTAATTAAATAGCCAGCAGTTTCTCTGCTGTGAGTTTAGTAAACGAAACTGCCTAGGGTTTAATGCCTGCATGCCATGTCCGTTACTTCCAGTTACATTCATCGGTTGGTGCCTCAGACCTAGAAACTGCTCACGCAGcactgtgttttgtttttttccttgttttgtttGCGTGCTCTGTTACCTTTCACAGAGAAATCtaagattttttcttaaaagaacgCACAACGTTGTGTTAGtctgttatattttttgaaggGAAAAAGATGCGTAGGTTTTTCATGATAACAAGAGGGTTTAAGCATGTGAATGTGTGCAGGTGGTGAGTTGAAGAATCATGCGAGGAAGGAGAAAGGGTTCGCGGCAGTGAGATAGAAGATGGATGCCACCCTGTTTCTTCAACTTTGTCAATTTCCATTAAAGAAATGTTTTGTTTAATGATCCATAATATATGTAGGTGTTATATCAGATTAGAGGTTTTGTTAGTTCATGTATAAAAATGGCAATTCTGAGAATCTGGTGTGCTGATCTAATTAGAGCTTCTAATCTTCTAACTTTTATTCATTACCTTTGTTCCTCCTGCCCTAACCATTCttaatttttgaagttaaaaagATTAGATAAGAATCAAAGCAAAGAATTCAATACAGTACGATGATTCTAAATCCGTTATTTTCtggatttattttgaaaaaaaaataaaaatcttaatagcTGTCTGGCCTACATTTTGAGAAACGGGTCCTATTTCAAAAGGATGCAAAAGCCTCCCGTCACGGGTGAAGGTTGTGCTTCTTTGCAGACAACAGaccttttcttttgatggattattattatataaataatccCTTTTTATAGGTGTATTATTGCAATCTTCTATAGTGAAAatcaccttcttctttttttctgtaGGGAACTTTATTTTACGCGGGAATTGTGGGGTATCCTAAGTCGGGTCCTCGTGTCTCTTTGTTTTGGATGGACCCACAAGCGACTTAATGCTGGGCTCTGTATTAATAATTACACTTTGTTTTTGTGTATGTGCCTTTGGCACTTTCATGAACCTTCAGTTTTTGCAGATTGCCACTGTCATCTGCTTGCCCTTATTTGGTTATTGGCATATGCAACTCCAAGCCCGGTTTCTTTAATTCaaagttcttttaaaaaatttaaatttttttatttttttattttaaattaatatttttaatattgttaaaactaatttttaaaaaaattatattgatacattttcaaataaaaaacactttaaaaataattgttgttacactctcaaacacttcCTTAATTTGTTGTGCATGTtgagagatgttttttttttttttatgattttgcatGTGCTTCGTGTATTAGTTTA is a window encoding:
- the LOC18095867 gene encoding uncharacterized protein LOC18095867, producing the protein MAIFNTRTRIVFFCTLSLLVLFSPRLSFSSSIHDLLISKGLPAGLLPKEVKSYTLSEDGYLEVFLDGPCLTKYENRVFFESVVRANLTYRSLSGVVGLSQEELFLWLPVKDIIVDDPGSGLILFDIGVAHKQLSLSLFEDPPNCKPQGGELKNHARKEKGFAAVR